A single Lactuca sativa cultivar Salinas chromosome 8, Lsat_Salinas_v11, whole genome shotgun sequence DNA region contains:
- the LOC111911083 gene encoding uncharacterized protein LOC111911083 yields the protein MDPQPIIHKDDADEDDENVKQLQQCSSLYILLQDCLVNSNRNWKVCQKEVQDLKACNERRQNIKTRTNGGS from the exons ATGGATCCACAACCGATCATTCACAAGGACGATGCAGATGAGGATGATGAGAACGTGAAGCAGCTCCAGCAATGCTCTTCTCTATATATATTATTACag GATTGTCTTGTTAATTCTAATAGGAATTGGAAGGTTTGCCAGAAAG AAGTTCAAGATCTCAAAGCTTGCAATGAGAGAAGACAAAATATCAAAACTCGCACAAATGGTGGAAGTTAG